The Pirellulales bacterium genome has a window encoding:
- a CDS encoding HAD hydrolase family protein, whose product MQITDYILHRFREAEGLRLLVGICGRAGAGKTTLVQKISDDLTAAHVENAAYSGDWRFILDSEGRRELLREKWLAGINAYLNAINQFNWWDFGAIFKDLTAFKNGQAVHIPNAYDRLTGGKTADVTLPPMKHGVILYENCILGNLDTLPTLDIIIIVNTPDHVCLERTLRKDSKRRSVPDIATRFLITTYSENIFLRTCRERFSDRLVACDSEGQLGVYPDFSDVTHIPVPIYVRKPEPIRKGTIFCDLDGTLVKHVPVPSPTGDDLELIEGSVEKLKKFRSQGYMVILTTSRTQSNISGVLNKLRTLGVEFDQLICDLPIGPRHLINDSKNNEIRAIAHSLTRDLGLKDVEIS is encoded by the coding sequence ATGCAGATTACTGATTACATTCTTCACCGCTTTCGAGAAGCAGAAGGTTTGCGGCTCCTGGTTGGCATTTGCGGACGAGCCGGAGCGGGCAAAACCACATTGGTGCAGAAAATTTCCGATGATCTAACTGCGGCCCATGTAGAAAACGCAGCTTACTCCGGCGATTGGCGTTTTATTCTTGATTCGGAAGGTCGCCGAGAGTTGTTGCGTGAAAAATGGCTGGCCGGAATCAACGCTTATCTGAACGCCATCAACCAGTTCAATTGGTGGGATTTCGGCGCAATTTTCAAAGATTTGACGGCCTTCAAGAATGGCCAAGCCGTCCATATTCCTAACGCTTACGACCGGCTGACAGGAGGCAAAACCGCGGATGTCACCTTGCCGCCGATGAAACACGGCGTCATTCTCTACGAGAACTGCATTCTCGGAAATCTGGATACGCTTCCAACTCTGGATATCATCATTATTGTTAACACGCCTGACCACGTCTGCCTGGAACGCACCCTGCGTAAAGATTCCAAACGGCGCTCCGTGCCGGACATTGCCACGCGTTTTTTGATTACCACGTACAGCGAAAATATATTTCTTCGTACCTGTCGGGAGCGGTTTTCCGATCGGTTGGTGGCTTGCGATTCCGAGGGTCAGTTAGGCGTCTATCCAGATTTTTCCGACGTGACCCATATTCCTGTGCCAATTTACGTGCGCAAACCGGAGCCGATTCGAAAAGGCACGATTTTCTGCGACCTCGATGGAACGCTGGTCAAGCATGTTCCGGTTCCTTCGCCCACGGGCGACGACCTGGAATTAATCGAAGGGTCCGTGGAAAAATTGAAAAAGTTTCGTAGCCAAGGTTATATGGTCATCTTGACCACCTCGCGAACTCAATCGAATATTAGCGGCGTGCTAAACAAACTGCGGACCCTGGGCGTCGAATTTGACCAACTAATTTGCGACTTGCCGATTGGACCCCGGCATTTGATCAATGACTCCAAGAATAACGAAATTCGGGCGATTGCTCATTCATTGACTCGAGACTTGGGACTTAAGGACGTGGAAATTTCCTGA